A genomic window from Ignavibacteria bacterium includes:
- a CDS encoding M48 family metallopeptidase, translated as MNYKIIRSKRKTLALQVNSDATLTVKIPYGVSMGYVEKFIEEKRTWIEKKQAHFIEQKAKHKPRQYVNGEEFLFAGKPYELEIVPGAEVRIALTGEGKLRITEKCLEAPKHYIEWFYKQFAKRHITARTKEIAEAFGYKYASIKINSAKTRWGSCSMRGNLNFSWRLVIMPEEMIDYVIVHELVHLEIKDHSKRFYARMSELMPDHRRREKWLKVNASLS; from the coding sequence ATGAACTATAAAATAATTCGCTCCAAACGGAAAACGCTGGCATTGCAGGTAAACAGCGATGCAACGCTTACTGTTAAGATACCGTACGGTGTTTCTATGGGGTATGTTGAAAAGTTCATAGAAGAAAAGCGTACATGGATAGAAAAGAAGCAGGCGCATTTCATTGAGCAGAAGGCAAAACACAAACCCAGGCAATATGTTAATGGAGAAGAATTCCTGTTTGCCGGCAAGCCGTATGAGCTGGAAATAGTTCCCGGTGCAGAAGTGCGGATTGCCTTAACAGGTGAAGGCAAATTACGTATTACCGAAAAATGCCTTGAAGCGCCGAAGCATTACATAGAATGGTTCTACAAACAGTTCGCTAAACGCCACATAACAGCCCGTACAAAAGAAATAGCTGAAGCTTTCGGTTATAAATATGCTTCGATAAAAATTAACAGCGCTAAGACGCGCTGGGGGTCATGCTCTATGCGTGGGAATCTGAATTTCTCGTGGAGGCTTGTAATAATGCCTGAGGAGATGATAGATTACGTTATTGTACATGAGCTGGTTCACCTGGAAATAAAGGATCACTCAAAGCGCTTTTACGCGCGCATGAGCGAGCTTATGCCTGACCACAGACGCCGCGAAAAGTGGCTGAAGGTGAATGCTTCTTTATCCTGA
- a CDS encoding methylated-DNA--[protein]-cysteine S-methyltransferase has translation MEMKYFQLPPAAEMKRAVYSKDKSYDGIFFVAVKSTNIFCRPACPARKPLEKNMVFYPSAREALFAGYRACKKCRPMELSGTHPDWVQKLLSKIDSSDNKRIRDGELRQMGIQPEKARRYFMKNYGMTFHAYQRSRRLGTALTQIREGSKIDDAVFSNGYSSHSGFRDAFSKVFGKPPGRSETTDCIVTSMYQSKLGPIIIGANSKGVCLVEFSDRRMLEYQLKTLRRRFNAAIIPGSNKHIEQVKSELDEYFNGNLKSFKTPLVYPGTDFQVNVWNKLKKIPYGKTLSYVELAEEIGLKGASRAVGTANGMNRIAIIIPCHRVVNKDGRLGGYGGGLWRKQWLLELERIHSS, from the coding sequence ATGGAAATGAAGTATTTTCAATTGCCGCCTGCGGCTGAAATGAAGCGAGCCGTTTACAGTAAAGATAAAAGCTACGACGGAATATTTTTTGTTGCCGTAAAGAGCACGAATATTTTCTGCAGGCCGGCTTGCCCGGCAAGAAAACCGCTTGAAAAGAACATGGTTTTCTACCCATCAGCGCGCGAAGCGCTTTTTGCAGGCTACAGGGCCTGCAAAAAATGCAGGCCTATGGAGCTTTCAGGCACGCACCCTGACTGGGTGCAGAAGCTCCTCAGTAAAATTGACAGTTCTGATAATAAACGCATTCGCGATGGCGAGCTGAGACAAATGGGCATACAGCCTGAAAAAGCGCGCAGGTACTTTATGAAAAATTACGGTATGACCTTTCACGCTTACCAGCGCAGCCGTAGGCTGGGTACTGCATTAACACAGATACGGGAAGGCTCCAAAATAGATGATGCGGTTTTCAGCAACGGGTATAGTTCACACAGCGGCTTCCGCGATGCATTTTCCAAAGTGTTCGGCAAACCGCCGGGAAGATCAGAAACAACGGATTGCATAGTTACATCAATGTATCAAAGCAAGCTGGGCCCGATCATAATTGGCGCGAATTCAAAAGGAGTATGTTTGGTTGAATTCAGCGACCGCAGAATGCTTGAGTACCAGCTAAAGACCCTGCGCAGAAGATTCAATGCTGCGATCATTCCCGGAAGCAATAAACATATTGAACAGGTTAAAAGTGAGCTTGACGAATATTTTAATGGGAATTTAAAAAGCTTCAAAACTCCGCTGGTTTACCCTGGCACTGATTTCCAGGTGAATGTTTGGAATAAGCTTAAAAAAATACCTTACGGCAAAACCTTATCATATGTGGAACTGGCTGAAGAGATCGGCTTAAAAGGCGCTTCCCGCGCCGTTGGCACAGCAAACGGTATGAACAGGATAGCTATAATTATTCCATGTCACCGTGTTGTGAATAAAGATGGCAGGCTTGGCGGCTATGGCGGCGGCTTATGGCGTAAGCAATGGCTGCTGGAGCTGGAGAGAATTCACTCATCCTGA
- the trmB gene encoding tRNA (guanosine(46)-N7)-methyltransferase TrmB: MKKIDYTKYPLPRIRHHANPVLYFPLKQHKGNNFYYPPVFEKLNWDEVFADGRPPDMLDIGCGLGRFLIEMSLVNTDKNLLGFEVRQSAVEWIQGVIEGEKLKNVQALWYSAVNGMSFIETGSIEKVFYFFPDPWVKKKHYKRRAFSAELLKEIDRVLKPAGKLYLMTDVPEVDEYQQKILNETGLFGFTYNDKITWEPGVQTNHEIFCELKGIPFIRMTCIKRPV; encoded by the coding sequence TTGAAGAAAATTGATTACACAAAATACCCGCTTCCGCGCATAAGGCATCATGCAAACCCCGTATTATACTTTCCTTTAAAACAACATAAGGGAAATAATTTCTATTACCCCCCGGTTTTTGAAAAATTGAATTGGGATGAAGTATTCGCTGACGGTAGACCCCCTGATATGCTTGATATTGGCTGCGGGCTGGGCAGGTTTTTGATAGAAATGTCACTTGTAAACACAGATAAAAACTTACTTGGCTTCGAAGTCAGGCAAAGTGCAGTGGAGTGGATCCAGGGTGTAATTGAAGGAGAGAAGCTTAAGAATGTACAGGCGCTTTGGTACAGCGCTGTGAACGGTATGAGCTTTATAGAAACCGGTTCAATTGAAAAAGTATTTTATTTTTTTCCTGACCCGTGGGTGAAAAAAAAACATTACAAACGCAGAGCGTTTTCTGCAGAGCTGCTTAAGGAAATTGACCGCGTATTAAAACCTGCCGGAAAGCTTTATTTAATGACTGACGTTCCGGAAGTAGATGAATACCAGCAGAAAATTTTAAATGAAACCGGGTTGTTCGGGTTTACTTATAATGATAAAATTACCTGGGAACCCGGTGTGCAAACGAACCATGAAATTTTTTGTGAACTCAAGGGAATACCGTTTATCCGTATGACCTGTATTAAAAGACCCGTATAG
- a CDS encoding citrate (Si)-synthase has protein sequence MKDRVRNLGKNHGSKVISEVSVEQVLGGMRGIKSLICDTSEVGLDYGLVIRGIPILELTDKLPEDVLWLMLTGSLPTEEESKDLQKELNARMDVPDFIWNILDAFPKDAHPMNMLSALVTALGYESKFRREYDKGLKKDLYWDYTLEDSLDLIAKMPVIASAIYRKRFSKGERIAPKKDLDWGANYAYMLGIEGNMDEWYKLMRMYMVVHCDHESGNVSAFTSHVVGSALSDPYYSLAAGLNGLAGPLHGLANQECLKFVIELLNHFGKVPSDDELRSFAKDRLDKGLVIPGYGHAVLRVTDPRFTASLDWGKKVIPNDDRFVVVEKLFNIVPDLLIEQGKAKDPWPNVDAATGALLYHYGIKEFEYYTVIFSVSRALGICSQLILSRAMGEPITRPKSVTMDWLEKAVNK, from the coding sequence TTGAAGGATCGAGTACGGAATTTGGGAAAGAATCACGGAAGTAAAGTTATTTCCGAAGTATCAGTTGAACAGGTTCTGGGCGGCATGAGAGGAATTAAATCACTTATCTGCGATACATCAGAAGTTGGCCTCGATTACGGGCTGGTGATAAGAGGAATCCCTATTCTTGAATTAACCGATAAGCTTCCTGAGGATGTACTCTGGCTTATGCTTACAGGCTCACTGCCCACCGAAGAAGAATCAAAAGACCTTCAAAAAGAGCTGAATGCAAGAATGGATGTTCCTGATTTCATTTGGAACATACTTGATGCATTCCCGAAGGATGCTCACCCGATGAATATGCTTAGTGCGCTTGTAACCGCATTGGGGTATGAGTCAAAATTCAGGCGTGAATATGATAAGGGCTTAAAGAAAGATCTTTACTGGGATTATACCCTGGAAGACTCACTTGATCTTATCGCAAAAATGCCGGTAATAGCATCAGCAATTTACAGGAAAAGATTCAGCAAGGGCGAAAGGATCGCTCCGAAAAAGGATCTTGACTGGGGCGCTAACTATGCGTATATGCTGGGTATAGAAGGCAACATGGATGAATGGTACAAGCTGATGAGGATGTATATGGTTGTGCACTGTGATCATGAAAGCGGTAACGTAAGCGCGTTCACTTCACATGTGGTCGGCTCTGCATTAAGCGATCCGTATTATTCACTTGCTGCCGGATTGAACGGCCTTGCAGGCCCGCTGCACGGACTTGCAAACCAGGAATGCCTGAAGTTTGTTATAGAGCTGCTTAACCATTTCGGCAAGGTGCCAAGTGATGACGAGCTGAGAAGCTTTGCAAAAGACAGGCTTGATAAAGGTTTGGTAATTCCCGGTTACGGGCATGCGGTTTTAAGGGTAACTGACCCCAGGTTCACAGCGTCACTTGACTGGGGAAAGAAAGTTATACCCAATGATGACCGTTTTGTTGTAGTTGAAAAACTGTTCAATATTGTTCCTGATCTTTTAATCGAACAGGGCAAGGCTAAAGACCCCTGGCCCAATGTGGATGCGGCTACCGGCGCTTTGTTATATCACTACGGTATCAAAGAATTTGAATATTATACTGTGATATTCAGCGTTTCAAGAGCGCTTGGAATTTGCTCACAGCTTATATTAAGCCGTGCGATGGGCGAGCCTATCACAAGGCCTAAATCAGTAACTATGGACTGGCTTGAAAAAGCAGTCAATAAATAG
- a CDS encoding L,D-transpeptidase, with the protein MEEQTQNSDNSRPPEEIQEQVNLSNDTAENGSKNALRYLLPLLLCVFLFAGFTQEPLNKRSVTKNNSQVTSDSEDDNAPKINLSALLAAEEFSKNLRDTIYTNDNVWLEFRIDQQMLYVHYKDGRLVKYPVSSGIAGAHKSVSSRPGLFAIFHMNEVHKSSQFNSQLNYFMAFNMGSGFHGLPGTGYYVHLGVRPSSHGCVRMRNEDARELFKQCKIGTLVLAHKGHTNRVVAFAPEGFTNDAEYTKEDYINMLAYNLGTIMEGKYFINPPKRFILDGTVIPKIGVNVLSTEEIPEKQVLPFVIAKFESKPDFLNNRYSASGNITEPVNLAENFGIPEGDSVITESRQISVAPEMIKRYFHNPLGILPYFPPNQ; encoded by the coding sequence TTGGAAGAACAAACACAAAATTCTGATAACTCCCGTCCTCCTGAAGAAATTCAGGAACAAGTTAATTTAAGCAATGATACCGCAGAGAACGGAAGTAAAAATGCTTTGAGGTATTTATTGCCTCTTCTGCTTTGTGTTTTTCTTTTTGCAGGGTTTACACAGGAGCCATTAAATAAAAGATCTGTTACTAAAAATAACTCGCAGGTTACTTCCGATTCAGAAGATGATAATGCGCCGAAGATAAATCTTTCAGCGCTGCTTGCAGCTGAGGAGTTTTCAAAAAACCTCCGTGACACTATTTATACAAATGATAATGTATGGCTTGAGTTCAGAATTGATCAGCAAATGCTTTATGTGCATTACAAAGACGGAAGATTAGTAAAATATCCTGTTTCATCAGGTATTGCCGGCGCTCATAAAAGTGTAAGCTCAAGGCCCGGTCTCTTTGCGATATTCCACATGAATGAAGTTCATAAATCCTCGCAGTTCAACTCTCAGCTTAACTACTTTATGGCTTTTAATATGGGTTCAGGTTTTCATGGACTTCCGGGCACAGGTTATTATGTTCATTTAGGAGTAAGGCCTTCCTCTCATGGATGCGTAAGAATGAGAAACGAAGATGCAAGGGAATTGTTCAAACAGTGTAAAATTGGAACGCTTGTTCTTGCTCATAAAGGACACACCAACAGGGTCGTAGCTTTTGCACCTGAAGGTTTTACAAATGATGCTGAATATACAAAGGAAGATTATATTAATATGCTTGCTTATAATCTTGGTACAATAATGGAAGGCAAGTATTTTATCAATCCCCCCAAAAGATTTATACTTGATGGCACTGTTATTCCTAAAATAGGGGTTAATGTTCTTTCAACTGAAGAGATCCCCGAAAAGCAGGTGCTGCCTTTCGTAATAGCTAAGTTCGAAAGCAAACCGGATTTTCTGAATAACAGGTATTCAGCTTCAGGAAATATTACCGAGCCTGTGAATTTAGCAGAGAACTTTGGTATACCTGAAGGTGATTCAGTAATTACAGAAAGCCGTCAGATTTCGGTCGCCCCCGAAATGATAAAACGTTATTTTCATAATCCATTGGGAATACTGCCTTATTTTCCGCCTAATCAATAA
- a CDS encoding EthD family reductase, with protein sequence MVKLVAMYKTPADVEMFEKHYFEKHMPLVNVIPGLIKSEVSKLKVLPGTESEYYMMTEMYYEDMDSFNAAMGSPEGKASARDLVNFAKDRVDFFLGKVK encoded by the coding sequence ATGGTAAAACTTGTAGCAATGTATAAAACTCCGGCTGATGTGGAAATGTTTGAAAAACATTATTTTGAAAAACACATGCCGTTAGTAAATGTTATTCCGGGACTTATAAAATCCGAAGTATCAAAGCTTAAGGTGCTTCCCGGAACAGAATCTGAATATTATATGATGACTGAAATGTATTATGAGGATATGGATTCTTTTAATGCGGCAATGGGCTCTCCTGAAGGCAAGGCTTCAGCCAGAGATCTTGTCAATTTTGCCAAAGACAGGGTTGATTTTTTCCTTGGAAAAGTAAAGTAG
- a CDS encoding energy transducer TonB has product MVTDNIDILQDTGYGATELKKTYQKYLQRGLIFAILIHGFIIGTYLFANYISKMEEQKKTDIQQRIINVSDLEPPPSANDEEEPPPPKIEEPPVAPPKDLTALTPEPVAKEKAEEQTIKTQQELEEIKAPVGNNDSGKFQYTGNVKVEEKKIEEKIEKKEKVVEEKTVFQSFEVEKAPECVNLSQVRSSMRYPEIAREAGMEGRVTVKVLVGPDGNVLKVGSVSGPDVFHDEVRDKASNLQFTPGLQNGKPVKVWVTVPFNFKLN; this is encoded by the coding sequence ATGGTTACCGATAACATAGATATCCTGCAGGATACAGGATACGGTGCGACAGAGCTAAAAAAAACATACCAGAAATATCTGCAGCGCGGACTTATATTTGCCATTTTGATCCATGGATTTATAATCGGCACTTATTTATTTGCCAATTACATCAGCAAAATGGAAGAACAGAAGAAGACTGATATACAGCAAAGGATAATCAATGTCAGTGATCTTGAACCGCCGCCATCGGCAAATGATGAAGAAGAACCGCCGCCGCCGAAAATTGAAGAGCCGCCTGTTGCTCCTCCAAAAGATCTTACAGCTTTAACACCTGAGCCGGTTGCTAAGGAAAAAGCTGAAGAGCAGACAATTAAAACACAGCAGGAGCTTGAAGAAATTAAAGCACCCGTTGGCAACAATGATTCGGGTAAGTTCCAATACACAGGCAATGTAAAGGTTGAAGAAAAGAAGATTGAAGAAAAGATAGAGAAGAAGGAAAAAGTTGTTGAGGAAAAAACGGTGTTCCAGTCTTTTGAAGTTGAGAAAGCTCCGGAATGCGTAAATCTTTCACAGGTAAGATCCTCAATGAGATATCCTGAAATTGCAAGAGAAGCCGGAATGGAAGGAAGAGTAACTGTTAAAGTGCTTGTTGGACCTGATGGAAATGTATTAAAAGTTGGTTCAGTAAGCGGACCTGATGTATTTCATGATGAAGTAAGAGATAAAGCAAGTAACCTTCAGTTCACTCCCGGTCTTCAGAACGGAAAACCTGTAAAGGTTTGGGTTACTGTACCGTTTAACTTTAAGCTGAATTAA
- a CDS encoding substrate-binding domain-containing protein, with protein sequence MRAEIKKVLLFAAVFSVITISACDYTMKKSVSTTGELTVGVDEGISPVVKEEASEFMRLNTDAKVTLNIKTTKEVIADLNNGTYKSIVVGRDLTKEEADIFAANKIEIKKSAFALDGIGVIVNPKNPLTKLNFNELKRIFTGEQKEWNALDGDNKDVYSGKIKVFIARKNASVHDIFKQKVLAGAEFGANDVICSTSSQMMREIKEDPNSIGFISMAWITVSNDTLDESVKPLKIAAVDPSTGAIGNYVGLHQGYIANKTYPLITEAYIFSTDFSMNLSVGFTSFMSSYDGQRIVLKSGLVPVTQPVKIIQLN encoded by the coding sequence ATGAGAGCCGAAATAAAAAAAGTATTGTTATTTGCGGCAGTTTTCAGCGTAATAACAATCAGCGCTTGTGATTATACAATGAAAAAATCCGTTTCCACTACCGGTGAGCTTACCGTTGGGGTGGATGAAGGGATATCTCCCGTAGTAAAAGAAGAAGCTTCGGAATTTATGAGGCTGAACACTGATGCAAAAGTTACCCTTAATATTAAAACCACCAAAGAAGTAATTGCAGACCTGAATAACGGCACATACAAATCAATTGTTGTAGGCAGAGATCTTACAAAGGAAGAAGCCGATATTTTTGCCGCAAATAAAATTGAAATCAAAAAAAGCGCATTCGCGCTTGACGGGATCGGTGTAATTGTAAATCCGAAGAACCCGCTTACAAAGCTGAATTTTAATGAGCTGAAAAGAATATTTACCGGCGAGCAGAAAGAATGGAACGCTTTGGACGGTGATAATAAAGATGTTTACAGCGGTAAAATAAAAGTGTTTATCGCAAGGAAGAACGCATCTGTACATGATATTTTTAAACAGAAGGTACTAGCAGGCGCTGAGTTTGGCGCAAATGATGTTATTTGCAGCACGTCATCACAGATGATGCGTGAAATTAAGGAAGACCCGAACTCTATCGGGTTTATTTCCATGGCCTGGATTACGGTATCCAATGATACGCTCGATGAATCAGTTAAACCGCTTAAAATTGCTGCAGTCGATCCTTCAACAGGTGCAATAGGAAATTATGTTGGGCTTCACCAGGGGTATATTGCAAATAAAACATATCCGCTGATAACCGAAGCGTATATATTTTCAACTGATTTTTCTATGAACCTTTCTGTCGGGTTTACAAGCTTCATGTCTTCTTATGACGGGCAAAGAATAGTGTTAAAATCAGGCTTGGTACCGGTAACCCAGCCGGTAAAAATAATACAGCTTAACTAA
- a CDS encoding tetratricopeptide repeat protein, whose translation MFTKNLLRAVTFFMIFAAAINAQDNLEKGINAVKKGDYLGALNLLKGVSKDSYDANLYYGIALFQTGSVKDAEKFLKDAVKKDEERPEAYSALGELYSSQKNYGEASSQFEKAKKYLPLNKTKDDLDKAEIETIIDVLSAEADNFIADGKVDKAITSLTTAKTYDDKNPMIYVGLGDAYLARGAFDPAKSNYDQALKLKTGYAPALYGLGKISFKQKKYSIALENYIKSSESDNNFAPAFFEKGLMFYLLDKFGDAIEAFERYDVLVPGSPRGKTYLAKSYYGKGDYDRALEILNEVLAKDPEYSEANKYTAYVMIEKKDYTKADEFFAKVKPEDLNSEDYTKRAKIHVDKKEYSEAYADLDKAVELDPNDENTYFEYGKALFAEQKYADARLKFSKAIELGILNVAAYVYAGICDFYLNEFEKGTQILTKSIELNPNIGSAYLWRANNYAGFAKNAEACADYKKYLEFEPNDTFAQEQVKKFCGQ comes from the coding sequence ATGTTTACTAAAAATTTGTTAAGAGCGGTTACGTTTTTTATGATATTTGCTGCTGCCATTAATGCGCAGGATAATCTAGAAAAAGGGATCAATGCAGTTAAAAAAGGTGATTACCTTGGTGCGCTGAACCTGCTTAAAGGGGTTTCTAAAGATTCCTACGATGCAAATTTATATTACGGCATTGCACTTTTCCAGACAGGTTCAGTAAAGGATGCAGAAAAGTTTCTGAAAGATGCTGTTAAAAAAGATGAAGAACGCCCTGAAGCATATTCAGCACTGGGTGAGCTTTATTCATCGCAGAAAAATTACGGCGAAGCTTCTTCACAGTTTGAAAAAGCAAAAAAATACCTTCCGCTTAACAAGACAAAAGACGATCTTGATAAAGCAGAAATTGAAACAATTATTGATGTATTAAGCGCTGAAGCGGATAATTTTATTGCTGATGGCAAAGTAGATAAAGCTATAACCTCGCTTACAACCGCCAAGACATATGATGATAAAAATCCGATGATATACGTGGGTCTTGGAGATGCATATCTTGCCCGCGGCGCTTTTGACCCCGCAAAATCAAATTATGACCAGGCGCTGAAGCTGAAAACCGGTTATGCGCCGGCATTATATGGTTTAGGAAAGATATCATTTAAACAGAAAAAATACAGCATTGCGCTGGAAAATTATATCAAGTCTTCAGAATCGGACAATAACTTTGCTCCTGCATTTTTTGAAAAAGGCCTGATGTTCTACCTGCTTGATAAATTTGGAGATGCCATCGAAGCATTTGAAAGATATGATGTATTAGTGCCCGGTTCACCCAGGGGAAAAACTTATCTTGCAAAATCATATTACGGTAAAGGTGACTATGACAGGGCTCTTGAGATACTGAATGAAGTGCTTGCTAAGGATCCTGAATACAGTGAAGCAAATAAGTACACAGCATATGTAATGATCGAAAAGAAAGATTATACAAAAGCTGATGAATTCTTTGCAAAAGTAAAACCTGAGGATCTTAACAGCGAAGATTACACAAAACGCGCAAAGATCCACGTTGATAAAAAGGAATATTCAGAAGCGTATGCAGATCTTGATAAAGCAGTAGAGCTTGATCCAAATGACGAGAACACATATTTTGAGTACGGCAAAGCTTTGTTTGCCGAGCAGAAATATGCTGATGCCCGTTTAAAGTTCAGCAAAGCTATAGAGCTTGGTATACTGAATGTTGCAGCTTATGTATATGCAGGCATTTGTGATTTTTACCTGAATGAATTTGAAAAAGGTACACAGATATTAACAAAGAGCATAGAGCTTAATCCGAATATCGGAAGCGCATATTTATGGCGCGCAAATAATTATGCCGGTTTTGCAAAAAATGCAGAAGCATGCGCCGATTATAAAAAATACCTGGAATTTGAACCCAATGACACATTTGCGCAGGAACAGGTAAAAAAATTCTGCGGACAGTAA